From the genome of Hemiscyllium ocellatum isolate sHemOce1 chromosome 15, sHemOce1.pat.X.cur, whole genome shotgun sequence, one region includes:
- the LOC132822923 gene encoding serine/threonine-protein kinase 35-like has product METRELPREGAADCEERPALSGTGPGHSPRLPGLLWEPKYSLVQEVGRGSYGVVYEAVVRKSGARVAIKKIRCDAPENVELALSEFWALTSLKRQHENVIQFEECVLQRNGMAQKMSHGNKRSEFYLRLVETSLKGERILGAGEPCYLWFVMEFCNGGDLNQYVLSRRPDSAVNTSFMLQLTSAIAFLHKNHIVHRDLKPDNILISEKSGVPILKVADFGLSKVCVVGGGAATNKNVNVNKCWLSSACGSDFYMAPEVWEGHYTAKADIFALGIIIWAMIERITFIDAETKKELLGTYVRQGSEIVPVGEALLENPKMELHIPQKRRTFMSEGIRQLIKDMLAANPQDRPDAFELETRMDQVTCAA; this is encoded by the coding sequence ATGGAGACTCGCGAGCTGCCCAGAGAAGGCGCCGCCGACTGTGAGGAGCGCCCGGCGCTGAGCGGCACCGGCCCCGGCCACAGCCCGAGGCTGCCGGGCCTGCTGTGGGAGCCCAAGTACAGCCTGGTGCAGGAGGTGGGCCGCGGCAGTTACGGCGTGGTGTACGAGGCGGTGGTGAGGAAGAGCGGAGCCCGGGTGGCCATCAAGAAGATCCGCTGCGACGCCCCGGAGAACGTGGAGCTGGCCCTGTCCGAGTTCTGGGCTCTGACCAGCCTCAAGCGGCAGCATGAGAATGTGATCCAGTTTGAGGAGTGTGTGCTGCAGCGCAACGGCATGGCCCAGAAGATGAGCCACGGCAACAAGCGCTCCGAGTTCTACCTGCGCCTGGTGGAGACCTCACTGAAGGGCGAGCGGATCCTGGGCGCCGGCGAGCCCTGCTACCTCTGGTTCGTCATGGAGTTCTGCAACGGCGGCGACCTGAACCAGTACGTGCTGTCCCGGAGGCCCGACTCGGCCGTCAACACcagcttcatgctgcagctgacCAGCGCCATCGCCTTCCTGCACAAGAACCACATCGTCCACCGCGACCTGAAACCCGACAACATCCTCATCTCCGAGAAGTCGGGAGTCCCCATTCTCAAAGTGGCCGATTTCGGCCTCAGCAAAGTTTGCGTGGTGGGCGGAGGAGCAGCCACCAACAAAAACGTGAATGTGAACAAGTGCTGGTTGTCCTCCGCCTGCGGCTCTGACTTTTACATGGCTCCAGAGGTCTGGGAAGGACACTACACGGCCAAGGCTGACATTTTCGCTTTGGGGATCATCATATGGGCCATGATAGAGCGAATAACTTTCATTGATGCTGAGACTAAGAAAGAATTGCTTGGGACCTATGTTAGACAGGGCAGTGAGATTGTACCTGTAGGGGAAGCATTGCTAGAAAACCCAAAGATGGAACTACACATCCCGCAGAAAAGGAGAACTTTCATGTCTGAAGGGATCAGACAGCTTATTAAAGACATGTTGGCTGCTAATCCACAGGATCGTCCCGACGCATTTGAGTTAGAAACTAGGATGGACCAGGTCACTTGTGCTGCGTAA